From a single Flavobacterium sp. genomic region:
- a CDS encoding KpsF/GutQ family sugar-phosphate isomerase, translating into MSTIETILATAKRTLLSESQSIENLVNYLDADFGKSVTEIYNTKGRLVVTGIGKSALIAQKIVATLNSTGTPSMFLHAAEAVHGDLGMVQPEDIVICISKSGNSPEIKVLAPLLKRFGNTLIGMTADKNSFLGKESHYILHAYVESEACPNNLAPTNSTTAQLVLGDALAVCLMEMRNFKSEDFAVYHPGGALGKKLLLRVKDMLDTTHKPMVTPDASIKKVIMEISEKRLGVTAVIENNQVIGIVTDGDIRRMLNTRDTFTDLTANDIMTKNPKNINSTVLVSEALDILENNSITQLVVIDNNEYKGILHLHDILKEGIV; encoded by the coding sequence TTGAGCACAATTGAAACCATTTTAGCAACAGCTAAACGAACCTTACTTTCTGAAAGCCAAAGCATTGAAAACTTAGTAAACTACTTAGATGCTGACTTTGGTAAAAGTGTTACGGAGATATACAACACCAAAGGAAGACTTGTAGTAACTGGAATTGGAAAAAGCGCCTTAATCGCTCAAAAAATTGTTGCTACTTTGAATTCAACAGGCACTCCTTCTATGTTTTTACATGCTGCTGAAGCCGTTCATGGTGATTTAGGCATGGTACAACCTGAAGATATTGTAATTTGTATTTCAAAAAGCGGCAACAGTCCTGAAATAAAAGTTTTAGCTCCCTTATTAAAACGATTTGGAAATACTTTAATAGGTATGACAGCCGATAAGAATTCGTTCTTAGGAAAAGAATCTCATTACATTTTACATGCTTATGTAGAAAGTGAGGCTTGTCCAAATAATTTAGCACCCACTAACAGCACTACCGCACAACTAGTTTTAGGAGATGCTTTAGCGGTTTGTTTAATGGAAATGCGCAACTTTAAAAGTGAAGATTTTGCAGTATATCATCCTGGCGGCGCATTAGGAAAAAAATTATTGCTACGCGTAAAAGACATGTTAGATACTACTCACAAACCTATGGTGACTCCAGATGCATCCATCAAAAAAGTAATCATGGAAATCTCGGAAAAACGTTTAGGAGTAACCGCTGTTATTGAAAATAATCAGGTTATTGGTATCGTAACGGATGGCGATATTCGTAGAATGTTAAACACGAGAGACACTTTTACAGATTTAACAGCCAATGATATTATGACTAAAAACCCTAAAAATATCAATTCTACTGTTCTTGTATCGGAAGCTTTAGACATTTTGGAAAACAACTCCATTACCCAATTAGTAGTAATTGACAATAACGAATACAAAGGAATACTTCACTTACACGATATTTTAAAAGAAGGAATCGTATAA
- the lptB gene encoding LPS export ABC transporter ATP-binding protein produces MKLRAENLVKTYKKRSVVKGISVEVNQGEIVGLLGPNGAGKTTSFYMIVGLVKPNSGNIYLDDMDITNFPMYKRAQNGIGYLAQEASVFRKLSIEDNILSVLQLTSLSKEAQEAKMEELIAEFALEHIRTNRGDLLSGGERRRTEIARALATDPKFILLDEPFAGVDPVAVEDIQRIVAQLKNKNIGILITDHNVQETLAITDKTYLMFEGGILKAGKPEELVADEMVRRVYLGQNFELRKTKIDFDAPKTTIIHGKGELNLNKE; encoded by the coding sequence ATGAAGCTTAGAGCAGAAAATTTAGTTAAAACCTATAAAAAAAGAAGTGTAGTAAAAGGGATTTCCGTTGAAGTAAATCAAGGTGAAATCGTAGGTTTATTAGGCCCAAACGGAGCTGGAAAAACCACTTCATTCTACATGATTGTAGGTTTAGTAAAACCAAATAGCGGCAATATTTATTTAGATGATATGGATATTACTAACTTCCCAATGTACAAACGCGCACAAAATGGGATTGGCTATTTAGCTCAAGAAGCTTCTGTTTTTAGAAAATTAAGTATCGAAGATAATATATTAAGTGTTTTGCAATTGACATCACTTTCTAAAGAAGCGCAAGAAGCTAAAATGGAAGAATTAATTGCAGAGTTCGCATTGGAACATATTCGTACCAATCGTGGTGATTTACTTTCGGGTGGTGAACGTCGTCGTACTGAAATTGCGCGCGCTTTAGCAACCGATCCTAAATTTATTCTTTTAGACGAACCTTTTGCAGGAGTCGACCCAGTTGCTGTGGAAGATATTCAACGAATTGTAGCCCAATTAAAAAATAAAAATATCGGGATTTTAATCACCGACCACAACGTACAAGAAACTTTAGCGATTACAGACAAAACCTACTTAATGTTTGAAGGTGGAATTCTAAAGGCAGGAAAACCAGAAGAATTAGTAGCAGACGAAATGGTAAGACGAGTTTACCTTGGACAAAATTTCGAATTACGTAAAACAAAAATTGATTTTGATGCTCCAAAAACAACCATCATTCATGGTAAAGGAGAATTAAATTTAAATAAAGAGTAG
- a CDS encoding glycosyltransferase family 4 protein — MKNQILYLGNQLSKHGFNKTTIETLGFQLEMEGLSIFYSSDKKSLSIRMLAMISAVFKYRKRIEYILIDTYSTKAFWYSFVCSQLARFFKIKYIPILHGGDLPNRLKTNPKLCQIMFANAYQNVAPSAYLKQAFEQNGYANIIYIPNSIEIQKYKFKTRTDFTPKLLWVRAFDLIYNPEMAVKVLFELQKIFPNATLTMVGPDKDGSLNTTKFFAESLGVTVNFTGQLSKEAWLELALEHDFFINTSNFDNTPVSVMEAMALGLPIVSTNVGGIPYLLNHKTTALLVSANDVDQMTNSILYLITNSKNTMVMVQNARRKIEEMDWEVVKRQWIRLIG, encoded by the coding sequence ATGAAAAATCAAATTCTTTACCTAGGCAATCAACTGTCTAAACATGGTTTTAATAAAACGACAATTGAAACTTTGGGTTTTCAATTAGAGATGGAAGGTTTAAGTATTTTTTATAGTTCTGATAAAAAATCATTGTCGATTCGGATGTTAGCTATGATTAGCGCCGTTTTTAAATACAGAAAACGTATAGAATACATTTTAATCGATACTTATAGTACCAAAGCTTTTTGGTATTCATTTGTTTGTAGTCAATTGGCACGATTTTTCAAAATTAAATACATTCCAATTTTACATGGTGGTGATTTACCCAATCGCTTAAAAACCAATCCTAAACTTTGTCAAATTATGTTTGCAAATGCCTATCAAAACGTTGCTCCTTCAGCGTATTTGAAGCAAGCGTTTGAACAAAATGGGTATGCAAACATAATTTATATTCCTAATTCAATTGAAATTCAAAAATATAAATTTAAAACAAGAACAGATTTTACTCCTAAATTGCTTTGGGTAAGAGCATTTGACTTGATTTATAATCCTGAAATGGCGGTTAAAGTTTTGTTTGAACTTCAAAAAATATTTCCCAACGCAACGTTAACTATGGTTGGGCCTGATAAAGACGGGAGTTTAAATACTACAAAATTTTTTGCAGAGTCACTTGGAGTTACTGTCAATTTTACAGGACAATTATCAAAAGAAGCGTGGCTAGAATTAGCTTTAGAACATGATTTTTTTATTAACACCTCTAATTTTGATAATACTCCTGTAAGTGTAATGGAAGCTATGGCTTTGGGGTTACCAATTGTAAGTACAAATGTGGGCGGAATCCCTTATTTACTTAACCATAAAACAACTGCTCTATTAGTCAGTGCTAATGATGTTGATCAAATGACTAATTCTATTTTGTATTTGATTACCAACTCTAAAAATACTATGGTTATGGTTCAAAACGCAAGGAGAAAAATTGAAGAAATGGATTGGGAAGTCGTTAAAAGACAATGGATTAGGCTAATAGGGTAG
- a CDS encoding carboxymuconolactone decarboxylase family protein: MADLVKEFNDYRSKMNKKLLADNNKVIKRIFNVDTNAYMEGALDVKTKELLGLVASAVLRCDDCIKYHLETAYKNGVTKEEMMESMGIATLVGGTIVIPHLRRAYEFWEALEESVQ, from the coding sequence ATGGCAGATTTAGTAAAAGAATTCAACGATTACCGTTCAAAAATGAACAAAAAATTATTAGCTGACAACAACAAAGTCATCAAAAGAATTTTCAATGTAGATACAAATGCTTACATGGAAGGTGCTTTAGATGTAAAAACCAAAGAGCTTCTAGGCTTAGTAGCTTCAGCCGTTTTACGTTGCGATGATTGCATCAAATACCATTTAGAAACCGCCTATAAAAATGGCGTTACTAAAGAAGAAATGATGGAAAGCATGGGAATTGCAACTTTAGTAGGCGGAACGATTGTAATTCCTCATTTAAGAAGAGCTTATGAATTTTGGGAAGCACTTGAAGAAAGTGTTCAATAA
- the tatC gene encoding twin-arginine translocase subunit TatC, which yields MAEKNIKEMSFLDHLEELRWLLVRSSAAILIGGVVAFFFSDFIFNEIIFGPKSPDFVTYQFFCELGKYVDMQETMCITEINLPIQNREMGGQFSMHMWTSITVGFIFAFPFILWEIWKFISPALYEKERKYAVSFIIVSSFLFFVGVLFGYYLIAPLSVQFFASYIVSPEISNSIDIDSYISLMKTSAIASGLLFELPIIIFFLTKIGLVTPEFLRKYRKYTLVIVLIVAAIITPPDVLSQIIVTIPIMILYEASILISVLVVRSQEREKLNA from the coding sequence ATGGCAGAAAAAAACATAAAAGAGATGTCGTTTTTAGATCATCTCGAGGAATTACGTTGGTTATTAGTTAGAAGTTCAGCTGCCATTTTAATTGGCGGTGTTGTTGCTTTTTTCTTTAGTGATTTTATTTTTAACGAAATTATTTTTGGCCCCAAAAGTCCTGATTTTGTTACCTATCAGTTCTTCTGTGAATTGGGAAAATATGTTGATATGCAAGAAACAATGTGCATAACAGAAATCAATCTCCCTATCCAAAACAGAGAAATGGGCGGACAATTTTCAATGCACATGTGGACTTCCATAACTGTAGGATTCATTTTTGCATTTCCTTTCATTTTATGGGAAATTTGGAAATTCATAAGTCCTGCGCTCTATGAAAAAGAAAGGAAATATGCTGTGTCTTTTATCATTGTTTCTTCATTCTTATTCTTTGTTGGCGTATTATTTGGCTATTATTTAATTGCACCATTATCAGTTCAATTCTTTGCAAGCTATATTGTGAGTCCAGAAATCAGCAATTCAATAGATATTGACTCGTACATTAGCTTAATGAAAACATCAGCAATTGCTAGTGGATTGTTGTTTGAATTACCAATTATTATTTTCTTCCTTACGAAAATAGGATTAGTAACTCCCGAATTTTTAAGAAAATACCGAAAATACACCTTAGTCATAGTGTTAATTGTGGCAGCAATTATAACACCACCAGATGTATTAAGTCAAATTATTGTTACAATTCCAATTATGATACTCTACGAAGCTAGTATATTAATCAGTGTTTTAGTAGTAAGAAGTCAAGAAAGAGAAAAATTAAACGCATAA
- a CDS encoding DUF4105 domain-containing protein, whose translation MTKKILFALLILISFNGFSQNISLSNQAKVSILTCGLGPESYAMYGHTGIRIQDSLNNLDVVYNYGAFDFSTPNFIGRFIKGDLQYFVTNGSFIDFYYNYQVENREIIEQELQLNPNQINRLFQQLNHSVYSDERFYTYKFIDRNCTTMVVDKINTILGKEYIKSNISNQSYREILYPYMTNFYMKLGIQLIFGTKVDKPGTRLFLPYEFKEAISTTKVNGNKIEKSDAKILQVTKPETHFNWFNSIYSLITVLLFLVLLNKKWIKMSYFIFAGLLGLFFSLVGLYSLHEEILWNYNILLFNPLLLIFVWYYKKENRDKTILLGKIILAMLLIYLAYMTTKIHLEIVWPFIALHFYWIVKIVLQIKRSKQSTSF comes from the coding sequence ATGACAAAAAAAATACTTTTCGCTCTACTTATTTTAATTTCTTTTAATGGGTTTTCCCAAAATATTTCGCTCTCAAACCAAGCAAAAGTTAGTATTTTAACTTGTGGTTTAGGACCAGAATCCTATGCGATGTATGGACATACTGGCATTCGCATTCAAGACAGTTTAAACAATCTTGATGTGGTTTATAATTATGGTGCTTTTGATTTTAGTACGCCCAACTTTATAGGCCGATTCATTAAAGGGGATTTGCAATATTTTGTTACTAATGGAAGTTTTATTGACTTTTATTACAACTATCAAGTGGAAAATCGTGAAATAATTGAGCAAGAATTACAGCTAAATCCAAATCAAATAAATAGACTATTTCAACAATTAAACCATTCAGTTTACAGTGATGAACGCTTTTATACTTACAAATTCATAGACAGAAATTGTACAACAATGGTTGTGGATAAAATCAATACTATTTTAGGAAAAGAATACATCAAATCAAACATATCAAATCAATCTTACCGAGAAATTTTATATCCGTACATGACTAATTTTTATATGAAATTAGGCATTCAATTGATATTTGGTACCAAAGTTGACAAACCTGGAACGCGTCTATTCTTACCCTATGAATTCAAAGAAGCTATTTCAACAACAAAAGTAAATGGAAATAAAATTGAGAAGAGTGATGCTAAAATTCTTCAAGTAACCAAACCTGAAACTCATTTTAATTGGTTCAACTCTATTTATTCATTAATTACAGTGCTTTTATTTTTAGTGCTTTTGAATAAAAAATGGATAAAAATGAGCTATTTTATCTTTGCTGGATTATTGGGGCTTTTCTTCTCTTTAGTGGGATTGTATTCATTACACGAAGAAATCTTATGGAATTACAACATCTTATTATTCAATCCGCTGTTACTGATTTTTGTATGGTATTACAAAAAAGAAAATCGAGATAAAACAATACTTTTAGGAAAAATCATACTAGCAATGTTGCTTATCTATTTAGCTTATATGACTACTAAAATCCATTTGGAAATTGTTTGGCCTTTTATAGCACTTCATTTTTATTGGATAGTAAAAATTGTGTTACAAATTAAAAGATCAAAACAAAGTACTTCCTTTTAA
- a CDS encoding O-antigen ligase family protein, producing MKSNDSTNYFKFLLIHLIIGWVIFVFPPLSKLYAIFIMFFGYSYVIKYKNKNNEVLIVAAYIIGAEVMLRMTDGMFINEYAKYNVILLMVLGMIYSGFSKYSFPYWLFLLFLIPGVFYGISQLNFETNIRKAIAFNISGPATLGFAALYCFDREITFEQIKKMIFALGYPIVAITLYLFLYTPSVKDVVIGTYSNFQTSGGFGPNQMSTILGLGTFVYFFNTFFNSKTKTILLINIILTTVIAYRGIVTFSRGGMLTGAIMIICLVILAYNKLNKQGQAKLLLIIITTILLSGFIWLYSSVQTGGLIDKRYANQDAKGREKESKLTGREILIESELEMFWENPILGVGVGKNKEYREEMLGISAASHNEISRMLAEQGMLGVFCLLILFITPFILYLNNRNNIFILSFYLFWILTINHAAMRLAAPAFIYALSLLKVTFVDEKSNSLPRQSTV from the coding sequence ATGAAATCAAACGATTCAACCAATTATTTTAAATTTTTGTTGATACATTTAATTATTGGTTGGGTAATATTTGTATTTCCTCCGCTATCAAAATTGTATGCAATTTTTATAATGTTTTTTGGTTATAGTTATGTAATTAAATATAAAAATAAGAATAACGAAGTTTTAATTGTTGCAGCGTATATTATAGGAGCAGAGGTAATGTTGCGAATGACAGACGGGATGTTTATTAACGAGTATGCTAAATACAATGTCATTCTTTTGATGGTTTTAGGAATGATATATTCGGGTTTTTCTAAATATTCTTTTCCGTATTGGTTGTTTTTACTTTTTCTAATTCCAGGAGTATTTTATGGTATTTCACAACTTAATTTTGAGACTAATATTAGAAAAGCAATTGCTTTTAATATTTCAGGCCCTGCTACTTTAGGATTCGCAGCTTTGTATTGTTTTGATCGAGAAATTACTTTTGAACAAATTAAAAAAATGATCTTTGCATTAGGTTATCCAATAGTTGCAATAACATTATATTTATTCTTGTACACTCCATCTGTTAAAGATGTTGTTATTGGTACCTATTCAAATTTTCAAACTTCTGGAGGTTTTGGGCCAAATCAAATGTCAACAATTTTAGGATTAGGAACTTTTGTGTATTTTTTTAATACTTTTTTTAATTCAAAAACTAAAACGATTCTTCTAATAAATATAATCTTAACTACCGTAATTGCTTATAGAGGAATAGTTACTTTTTCTAGAGGTGGCATGTTAACAGGTGCTATTATGATAATTTGTTTAGTAATTTTAGCGTATAATAAATTGAATAAGCAAGGGCAAGCAAAATTACTATTAATTATAATAACTACAATTTTGTTAAGTGGGTTTATCTGGTTATATAGTTCCGTCCAAACGGGTGGATTAATTGATAAAAGATATGCAAATCAAGATGCGAAAGGTAGAGAAAAAGAAAGTAAATTAACAGGAAGGGAGATTCTAATTGAATCAGAGTTAGAAATGTTTTGGGAAAACCCAATTTTAGGGGTTGGTGTAGGAAAAAATAAAGAATATAGAGAGGAAATGCTTGGGATTTCAGCTGCATCTCATAATGAAATTTCAAGAATGCTTGCAGAACAAGGTATGTTAGGTGTTTTTTGTTTATTGATTTTATTTATCACACCATTTATTTTGTATTTAAATAACAGGAATAATATTTTTATATTATCTTTTTATTTATTTTGGATACTAACTATAAACCATGCCGCCATGCGATTGGCTGCTCCTGCCTTTATCTATGCTTTATCACTATTAAAAGTTACATTTGTGGATGAAAAATCAAATTCTTTACCTAGGCAATCAACTGTCTAA
- a CDS encoding CDP-alcohol phosphatidyltransferase family protein, giving the protein MQIKKHIPNLITLLNLTCGLLAVIAIFRDQEAEAFWFVCLGIFFDFWDGFFARKYNVSGDLGLQLDSLADMVTCGVVPGLMIFKLIENLQIDSTSPYFLTEDTWYMGFVPYLGFLITLASCYRLAKFNIDTRQTDSFIGLPTPANAMFIMSLPMIRFSYEDQWAGMLVKNPFILLAITIISAYILNAEIPLFSLKIKEFTWAKYKMQILFLIGSLFSFSLLGFVAIPLIIISYVLVSVISNKMMAKE; this is encoded by the coding sequence ATGCAAATTAAAAAACATATTCCCAATCTTATCACTCTACTAAATCTTACATGTGGATTGTTAGCTGTTATAGCAATATTTAGAGATCAAGAAGCTGAAGCATTTTGGTTTGTTTGTTTAGGTATTTTCTTTGATTTTTGGGACGGTTTTTTTGCTAGAAAGTATAATGTATCTGGTGATTTAGGATTACAGTTGGATTCGTTGGCAGATATGGTTACTTGTGGGGTTGTCCCGGGTTTGATGATTTTTAAATTAATTGAGAATTTACAAATTGATAGTACATCTCCATATTTTTTAACAGAAGATACATGGTATATGGGATTTGTACCTTATTTAGGTTTTTTAATCACATTAGCTTCATGTTATCGTTTAGCAAAATTTAATATTGATACTCGTCAGACAGATTCTTTTATTGGATTACCTACACCCGCAAATGCTATGTTTATTATGAGTTTGCCAATGATAAGATTTTCTTACGAAGATCAATGGGCAGGAATGTTAGTTAAAAATCCATTTATACTTTTAGCTATAACAATAATAAGTGCTTATATTCTAAATGCCGAAATTCCTTTATTTTCATTAAAAATAAAAGAGTTTACTTGGGCAAAATATAAAATGCAAATTTTGTTTTTAATTGGGTCGTTGTTTTCTTTTTCGCTACTAGGTTTCGTAGCCATTCCGTTGATTATTATCAGTTATGTATTGGTTTCTGTAATCAGTAATAAAATGATGGCTAAAGAGTAA
- a CDS encoding glycoside hydrolase family 25 protein, with translation MAAKIYRKKYPSKQKSNSISKWVIRFFVFVFIFFVLLGIYKFRDGFLYYLGFKTDKYSHELSADERKLADIRIYEVLHKHDNKAIGFDVSEYQSEIDWEQTYHIDESFELSFVFIRATAGKNKTDKRFKENWEASKKRQLIRGAYHYYRPNENSIEQAENFIKNVKLEKGDLPPVLDIEKLPRKQSIDSLKVGLRRWLKKVEKHYKVKPIIYSGESYYTDFLREEFSEYPLWIANYNFWRNDLESDWQFWQFTEKAQITGVQGMVDLNIFNGDKNKLLLKCMR, from the coding sequence ATGGCTGCCAAAATTTATAGAAAAAAATATCCTTCCAAACAAAAATCCAATTCGATAAGCAAATGGGTTATTAGGTTTTTTGTATTTGTATTTATCTTTTTTGTTCTCTTAGGAATCTATAAATTTAGAGATGGATTTTTATATTATTTAGGGTTTAAAACTGATAAATATTCTCATGAATTGTCTGCTGATGAACGCAAATTAGCAGATATTAGAATTTATGAAGTGTTGCATAAACACGATAATAAAGCCATTGGTTTTGATGTTTCAGAATATCAAAGCGAAATCGATTGGGAGCAAACCTACCATATCGATGAATCGTTTGAATTGTCTTTTGTTTTTATTCGTGCTACCGCTGGAAAAAACAAAACTGATAAAAGATTTAAGGAAAATTGGGAAGCCTCAAAAAAACGTCAATTGATTCGCGGTGCTTATCATTATTATCGTCCCAACGAAAATTCGATCGAACAAGCTGAAAATTTCATCAAAAACGTAAAATTAGAAAAAGGCGATTTACCACCAGTATTAGATATTGAAAAGTTGCCAAGAAAACAATCTATTGATAGTTTGAAAGTAGGATTGCGTCGTTGGTTAAAAAAAGTTGAAAAACATTACAAGGTAAAACCAATTATTTATTCGGGAGAAAGTTATTATACTGATTTTTTGAGAGAAGAATTTTCAGAATACCCGCTTTGGATTGCTAATTATAATTTTTGGCGAAACGATTTAGAATCGGATTGGCAGTTTTGGCAATTCACAGAGAAAGCTCAAATTACAGGTGTTCAAGGTATGGTGGATTTGAATATTTTTAATGGAGATAAAAACAAGTTGTTGTTGAAGTGTATGCGGTGA
- a CDS encoding exopolysaccharide biosynthesis polyprenyl glycosylphosphotransferase: MNSTKKIHFEISERKILLRVMDVFSSILTLTLIGYYTNFHYFRVSETNFYWTIVLAFYISFFGTIFEMYNLQIASNRFQISKSIILTTSVTVLFYLLTPFYTPILPSNRLQILLFFFSILFSLSIWRYIYIVFLASNRFMKEVIFVCNSKDINDLLRQLATFNPHYKVVGYVAIDEVPIKVKVKRVLQENLDEFVRKNNVSEIVVSTINNKLTSVDLYNKLLQLLEKGVVIRKYNQVYENTTYRLPINFEEKELYKFFPFSRSNQNKFFVFYTRFFDIVFSTLGLIFFFFIAPFLWIINLFANNGSFFYTQVRVGKNGIPFTIYKMRTMVQSAEKNGAVFAVSNDSRITPFGKFLRKSRLDEFPQFINVLKGEMSIIGPRPERPIFVDQIAASIPLYQTRHVIKPGLTGWAQVNYPYGSNLEDSLMKLRYDLYYIKHRSLFLDVDIVIKTMSTVLFFRGQ, translated from the coding sequence ATGAATTCGACAAAAAAAATACACTTTGAAATCTCTGAACGCAAAATATTATTGCGTGTAATGGATGTTTTTTCGTCCATACTAACTTTAACATTAATAGGGTATTACACAAATTTTCATTATTTCAGAGTTTCAGAAACTAATTTTTATTGGACCATTGTATTAGCATTTTATATTAGTTTTTTTGGTACTATTTTTGAAATGTATAATTTACAAATTGCTAGTAATCGATTTCAAATTTCAAAAAGTATTATTCTTACAACATCTGTAACCGTATTATTTTATTTATTAACACCTTTTTATACTCCGATTTTACCCTCTAATCGTTTGCAAATTTTACTCTTTTTCTTTTCTATTTTGTTTTCGTTATCTATTTGGCGGTATATTTATATTGTCTTCTTAGCTTCTAATCGATTTATGAAAGAAGTAATTTTTGTTTGTAATAGTAAAGATATCAATGATTTATTGAGACAATTAGCAACATTTAATCCTCATTATAAAGTAGTTGGTTATGTAGCTATTGATGAAGTTCCAATTAAAGTAAAAGTAAAGCGAGTTCTACAAGAAAATTTAGATGAATTTGTTCGTAAAAATAATGTGTCTGAAATAGTAGTTTCCACTATAAATAATAAATTAACATCTGTAGATTTGTACAATAAGTTATTGCAACTACTTGAAAAGGGAGTAGTAATTAGAAAATACAATCAGGTATATGAGAATACAACTTATCGTTTACCAATAAATTTTGAAGAGAAGGAATTGTACAAGTTTTTCCCTTTTAGTAGAAGTAATCAAAATAAATTTTTTGTTTTTTACACCCGTTTTTTTGACATTGTTTTTTCAACTCTAGGTTTGATTTTCTTTTTTTTTATTGCCCCTTTTTTATGGATAATCAACCTTTTTGCTAACAATGGAAGTTTTTTTTACACACAAGTACGGGTTGGTAAAAATGGTATTCCCTTTACAATTTATAAAATGAGAACTATGGTGCAAAGCGCTGAGAAAAATGGTGCAGTATTTGCAGTAAGCAATGATAGTAGAATCACTCCTTTTGGAAAGTTTCTTCGTAAATCACGATTAGATGAATTTCCACAATTTATTAATGTACTAAAAGGTGAAATGTCAATTATAGGTCCTAGACCAGAGCGCCCTATTTTTGTGGATCAAATTGCAGCGTCAATTCCATTATATCAAACACGTCACGTAATTAAGCCTGGATTAACTGGTTGGGCACAAGTGAATTATCCTTATGGCTCTAATTTAGAGGATAGTTTGATGAAATTGCGATACGATTTATATTACATCAAGCATCGAAGTTTGTTTTTAGATGTTGATATTGTAATAAAAACGATGAGTACGGTTTTATTCTTTAGAGGGCAATAA
- a CDS encoding PorV/PorQ family protein, which translates to MNIGVDAAALGMANAVVSHSGDVNSGYWNPAGLLKLEDKQFSLMHASYFANIAQYDYAGFAMPIDDQSAVGISVIRFGVDDILNTTQLIDSEGNIDYNRISLFSTADYAFTASYARSLPIEGLNYGVNAKVIRRVIGDFANSWGFGLDLGIQYISEDEDWKFGLMLRDITTTYNTWTIDEEKFQEIADAIPGENQELPETSEITLPKAQLGMSKKWIVRYDYSILAATNLNMQFAKTNDIISTNTISIDPALGLEFGYINLVYLRAGVGNFQQITQIDDSKKLSFQPNIGIGFKYKGIQVDYALTDLGDQSAALYSNIFSLKVDWELFR; encoded by the coding sequence ATGAATATTGGCGTAGATGCAGCTGCATTAGGAATGGCTAACGCTGTGGTATCTCATTCCGGCGACGTAAATTCTGGGTACTGGAATCCGGCTGGTTTATTAAAACTAGAAGACAAACAGTTTTCATTAATGCACGCTAGCTATTTTGCAAATATTGCACAATATGATTATGCCGGTTTTGCAATGCCAATCGATGATCAAAGTGCTGTGGGAATATCGGTTATACGTTTTGGCGTAGATGACATATTAAACACGACCCAATTAATTGATAGCGAAGGCAACATTGATTACAATAGAATTTCACTTTTTTCTACCGCAGATTATGCTTTTACCGCCTCGTATGCTAGAAGCTTACCCATTGAAGGATTAAATTATGGTGTCAATGCAAAAGTAATTCGCAGGGTAATTGGAGATTTTGCCAACTCATGGGGATTTGGACTAGACCTAGGTATTCAATACATTAGTGAGGACGAAGATTGGAAATTTGGTTTAATGCTTCGCGACATAACTACTACTTACAACACCTGGACAATAGACGAAGAAAAGTTTCAAGAAATTGCCGATGCTATTCCGGGCGAAAATCAGGAATTGCCCGAAACCAGTGAAATTACGCTTCCAAAAGCGCAATTAGGAATGTCAAAAAAATGGATAGTTCGTTACGATTACAGTATTTTAGCGGCGACCAATTTAAACATGCAATTTGCTAAAACTAATGATATTATTTCAACAAATACCATAAGTATTGATCCTGCACTTGGATTGGAATTTGGCTATATTAATTTGGTTTATTTAAGAGCCGGCGTTGGTAATTTTCAACAAATCACACAAATAGACGATTCTAAAAAACTTAGTTTTCAACCAAATATTGGGATAGGATTTAAATACAAAGGTATTCAAGTAGATTATGCATTAACCGATCTAGGCGATCAAAGTGCAGCTTTGTACTCCAATATATTTTCATTAAAAGTAGATTGGGAATTGTTTAGATAA